The Candidatus Desulfatibia profunda sequence AAAGTACACCTTGGGCGTCGGCGGCATCCTTGGCTTTTTGCAAGGTTTCCTTAGAACAGGTATAGGGCGAATGACAAAATATTGAAGGGCGTATCAGCGGTGATTCTGCCCGCCATTTTTGAACAAACTTTGTGGCGTTGGTAACGTTATCCGCCGGATTCGGTACCCCCGGTGCCGGAAAATCGATCACACCCTGGCCCAGTACGGCCCGCAGGCCGGTTTCACAGACTGCCGCCGCAACGTTGTCTTCGAAAAAATAGCCGTCACAGCAGGTTGTCGTTCCCGACAGGATCATTTCCGCGCACGCCAGGAGCGTTCCCGCCCGGACAGTTTCAGGGCCGATGTGTTTGCCTTCAGCAGGGAAAATGTGTTCGTTCAGCCATACCGTCAGGGGCAGGTCATCGGCAAGACCTCTGAGCAGGGTCATGGGCAGATGGGTATGGGTATTGACCAGACCCGGCATGATGATACCGCCGCCGGCATCGATCGTATCCTTTGCTTCCGGGAGCGCAAGGTCGCCGTTTCCGGCTTCAATGCGTGCCAGAGTACCGTCTTTAATGCAGACCAGACCGTTTTTGATGATGTCAAAATTGGGATTTACCGTAACAACGGTGCCGTTATGGATAACGATATCAAACTTCATCCTGGAACCTTTTCTTCGTTTGCCGCCAACGGGCTGGGAAAGTTTGGTTTCAATTTTGTAGAAACTTAAAATCTAAGAGCGTACCCTTTTGCCAAAATCATCTTTATACAAAATTCCTAAAGGAAATCAACATATTTTGAGGTTCGGCATTTTGAGGGTGAAGGCTGGCATCAAGCATCGTGCTACTTTGAAGATTTGGTTACCACATCAAAAGCGAAAACGGTCAAAGGCAATAGCAAAAATACCACCCATGAAAGGGGTATTCTCAATATCCCCAACAATGCCATCACCGAGAAAGGCATGGATATCACATAATTTCCTGCCATCTGAAATTGAAAATATCACAATAATTTGGTATGCATGATAGGATAGTTTTTTGGCAAGTTAACGCCGTTTTCTATCTTTTGGAATTCGCTCTGTTTTTTTTCGACATATAAATCAGATACGGTCCACTGTCAATTAAATCGCAAACGCCTGACAACGTCGCCAGGCAGGATGCGGCTAAAAAATCTTCGTGTTTCTTGGTGTACTTCGTGGTGCCAAGAATCGCTACAAGACGTACGCAGTGTATCGGCAAAGAACTAAAGGTTTAGGTTTCGATGGAAATAATATCTTTTCAATATGTTGGCTGCTATAAAGTTCCTTTGATTTTACTTGACACGCGCCTTGGGCTTCCATATGTTTACGAGCAACCATATGTTCCTAAACTCGGATATTTCGCGAATTTTGCGCCAAACAAAGGAGGTGGCTTTATGTACGTCGGCCGCGTCATGCATACCGATCTTGTAACAGTGGCCCCTGATACGACCATCGTAAAGGCAAGGGATATCATTACTGAAAAACGAATCAATCATCTCTTGGTTGTGGACAAAAACAATCAACTGCTGGGCCTTATTTCGGATCGGGACCTTAAGCAGAGCTGGGCGTCTCCGGCCACTACCCTGAGTGTGCACGAACTGAATTATCTGTTGAATCAGTTGACCGTTGACATGATCATGGTCAAAAAAATTATTACGATTCCGCCGAACACAACCATTGAACGGGCCGCCCACATCATGCAGCAAAACCGGATCAGTGCCCTGCCGGTAATGGAAAAAGAAAAACTGGTGGGGATCATCACCACCACCGATGTCATGGGGGTTCTGCTTCAGGCCATCGGCATCAACGGCGACAGCAAGCGTTTCTCCGTTCTGGTCGAGGATCGCATCGGCATATTGGCCGAGGTAGCCCGGCTCCTCAAGGAACACCACATCAACATCCGCAGCCTGTTCACCTGGCCGGAGCAAAAGCATCCGGGCATCTAC is a genomic window containing:
- a CDS encoding CBS domain-containing protein, which produces MYVGRVMHTDLVTVAPDTTIVKARDIITEKRINHLLVVDKNNQLLGLISDRDLKQSWASPATTLSVHELNYLLNQLTVDMIMVKKIITIPPNTTIERAAHIMQQNRISALPVMEKEKLVGIITTTDVMGVLLQAIGINGDSKRFSVLVEDRIGILAEVARLLKEHHINIRSLFTWPEQKHPGIYQLVLRVAAKDGERAISMLKDSGFKVLTEYVQDLTPYLP